A window from Dromaius novaehollandiae isolate bDroNov1 chromosome 1, bDroNov1.hap1, whole genome shotgun sequence encodes these proteins:
- the C1H11orf87 gene encoding uncharacterized protein C11orf87 homolog produces the protein MSAKLSKELRLSLPPCLLNRTSATLNASSTCITQVGQLFQSFSSTLVLIVLVALIFCVILLSLTTFHIHKRRMKKRKMQKAQEEYERDHCTRSSNSSSQHPRAGVRGEVPPGRDSRLGRPPQDSEIQRPSASAAPSSQPAQACLDTAGVGLLQTVVLS, from the coding sequence ATGAGTGCCAAGCTCTCCAAGGAGTTGAGGCTGTCCCTGCCACCTTGCCTCTTGAACAGGACATCTGCCACCTTGAACGCCAGCAGCACCTGCATCACGCAAGTGGGTCAGCTCTTCCAGTCCTTCTCTTCCACGCTGGTTTTGATTGTCCTGGTCGCCCTCATCTTCTGCGTGATCCTCCTCTCCCTCACCACCTTCCACATCCAcaagaggaggatgaagaagcGGAAGAtgcagaaggctcaggaggaGTACGAACGGGACCACTGCACCCGCAGCAGCAATAGCAGCAGCCAGCACCCCAGGGCAGGGGTGCGGGGAGAGGTGCCCCCCGGAAGAGACAGCCGGCTGGGAAGACCCCCCCAGGACTCAGAGATCCAGCGCCCCTCTGCCTCGGCAGCCCCCAGCTCCCAGCCGGCACAGGCTTGTTTGGACACAGCTGGTGTGGGGCTCTTGCAAACGGTGGTTTTGTCATGA